Part of the Quercus lobata isolate SW786 chromosome 6, ValleyOak3.0 Primary Assembly, whole genome shotgun sequence genome, GAAGGGAAGGACTCAACAGGAGATGGTAATCCAGCAGCGGAGCCACTAAAACAAGAAGAACCATCTGTGGATAAAAAACCTACAGATGAATCTGAAACCAAGCTTTCAGAGgttgaaaaatctgaaattcCTCCTGTCCAAGATGTTGATGCTCAAAATCCAGAAACTCCAATCGAAGTGACCCTTGCCCCAGTTGTTGATACTCAAAAGCATGAAACTCCAGTTGAACTGACCCCTATCCCAGTTGTTGATGCTCAAGAGTCGGAAACTCCAGTTCGACAGACGCATCTTTCAGAAGTTGTCAATGCTCCTGAGAAGGctgaaacagagaaaaaaattgaaattgcaCCAACCGAAGCTCCAGATGTTGCCAATGGTACAGAGAAAGCAATTGAACCTGCGCCACCTGTAGCGAGCCAAACCAATGGGACATCcgaggaaaagaaaatagaagccTCAGATGATGTTGCTAGTGCTTATGAGGAGGCCAAAACACTGAAACCAATTGAAGCTGCAGTAGGTACAGAGAGCCAAAAGGATGTTAcatatgaagaaaataaaacagaAGCAAAGGAGAGTACTGAAGTTAAAGCCAATGTGTGATGAGGGTCTTCTAAGACTTATATTAGGCAGGAAGTGATGCATTGCTTGTTTATTCTACAGGGTAAGGATGCCCGTGATATGGTTGCCTCAAACCAAGTAAAGATTGTTCACTGCTTCTTGGCAACTTATTTAGAGGAATTGTTTAGAGGAGTTGTTTCTTTCGATTTGTTACATGTcatccttcttttcttttgagtttgtttcatatataatttttttacttgcaTTTGAACATATGGGAATATGGGATTGTTAGGTTATATGTACGAGTATAGattgttttaatgttttatatgCTGTATTTTTCACATCTCTGCTGCTCTTTTTTCCATTAATGCCCCCTACATCTCTGAACTTGAAAGAGCACGGGACTCTCTGAATTGTAGTTAGACATATGGTTCAGAACCAACTGGGTTGGGTTTAAGTTTGACAAAGCAGATAGAAATCAGAACATGCCAATTCTAATTATGGTTTATATAGTTATATTCTTGGCACCAAGCAATAAT contains:
- the LOC115993652 gene encoding uncharacterized protein LOC115993652 — its product is MGGCATKPKVLKEASAPEAAKEEKLGDAVEPLKPQEDLTVKATEKIDIAKEVEDQGGEGEGDESKEIVDDEKVDEQGNRRRSLSLLFKQNEEGKDSTGDGNPAAEPLKQEEPSVDKKPTDESETKLSEVEKSEIPPVQDVDAQNPETPIEVTLAPVVDTQKHETPVELTPIPVVDAQESETPVRQTHLSEVVNAPEKAETEKKIEIAPTEAPDVANGTEKAIEPAPPVASQTNGTSEEKKIEASDDVASAYEEAKTLKPIEAAVGTESQKDVTYEENKTEAKESTEVKANV